TCTTCAGCCATTCGCGCAGTTGTCCGGCAAAGTGGGCGTCATCGAGGGCCAGCCAACCCTCATCGATGATGAGGAGCGTCGGACGGCCGTCAAAACGGTCCTCGATCCGATGAAACAGATAGGAAAGGACGGCGGGAGCGACCGCGGTCCCGATCAGCGCATCAGTCTCGAACACCTGGACGGAGGAGCCGCCGAGGTGCTCGCTTTCCGCATCGAGCAAGCGATCATATGGACCGCCCAGACAATAGGGCTGCAGCGCCCGCTTCACCATATTGGACTGAAGCAGCACCGAGAACCCCGTGAGGGTGCGCTCAAGGGCAGGCGCCGAAGCCAGGGACGTGAGCGCAGACCAAATGTGCTCTCTGACCTCAGGCGTGACCTCGACCCGCTCGCGGGACAAAATCGAGGCGATCCAGTCGGCTGCCCAACCGCGTTCGGAGGTTTCGTCGATCTTTGCGAGCGGTTGCAGTGCAACAAATTCCGTCGATTCTCCGGCGACCGCACCACCAAGGTCATGCCAATCGCCGCCCATTGCGATGGCCGCGGCCCGGATCGAGGCGCCAAAGTCGAAGGCAAAGATCTGTGCCTCCGGGTAGCGGCGGAACTGCAAGGCCATCATCGCTAGGAGGACGGACTTGCCGGCGCCGGTTGGCCCTATAATAAGAGTGTGCCCGACGTCACCGACATGCAGGGAAAAGCGAAACGGCGTCGATCCCTCGGTCTTGCCAAAGAACAGAGGCGGCGCCTTGAAGTGATGGTCCCTCACCTCCCCTGCCCATACGGCCGATAGCGGGATCATATGAGCCAGATTAAGGGTCGAAATCGGCGGCTGGCGGACATTGGCGTAGACGTGTCCGGGCAGGCTGCCAAGCCAAGCCTCGACTGCATTGACGGTTTCGATCATGCAGGTGAAATCGCGGCCCTGGATCACCTTTTCGACCAGACGCAGCTTTTCGTCGGCGACACGCGGATTGGTATCCCAGATGGCGACGATCGCGGTGACAAAGGCCTCGCCGATCTGATCGGAGCCTAGTTCCTGCAGGGCCGCATCAGCATCGATGGCCTTATTGTTCGCATCAGTATCAAGAAGAGCTGATGCCTCGTTAGTCATCACCTCTTTCAGGATCGCCGCGATCGACTTGCGCTTGGCAAACCATTGACGGCGGATTTTTGTGAGGAGCCTTGTCGCGTCGCCCTTGTCGAGCATGATGGCCCGGGTCGACCAGCGATATGGAAATGCCAAACGGTTCAGATCGTCCAGAATCCCAGGCGTCGTAGCGCTTGGAAATCCGACCACCGTCAGAACGCGGATATGGGCTTGACCCAGCATCGGCCCGAGCCCGCCGGTGAGCGGCTGATCGGCGAGCAAGGCGTCGAGATACATGGGAATCTCGGGCACTCGGACCCGATGCCGTTTCGTCGAGATGGTGGAATGCAGGTAAGTTAGAGTGGCCTCGTCATTGAGCCAGCCGCATTCCGGCATGAACCCTTCCATGAGCTGGAGAACGCGATTGGTGCGATCGAGAAATCCACTCAGTATTTCCCGCGAATCTTCGCCAACCGTCCGCTGGCCGCCCTCATAGAGCAGCCGTTCTGCGAACGCGGCGCTCTCAGCTGGCGGCAGATAGAGGAAAGTCAGATAGTAGCTCGACTCGTAATGAGCGTCCTCCTCTTCGAATTGGGCCTTTCGCTCGGCGTCGACCAAGGCGGATGCCACGTCAGGAAAAATGTTCGCAGGATAGGCGCCTGCCGCATGGCGCTGCGCCTCCACAAACACCGCCCAGCCGGATCCGAGACGGCGCAGCGCGTTGTTCAACCTGCCGGCAACCGCGACAAGTTCGGCCGGCACGGCACTTTCGAGATCTGGTCCCCGAAACCTGGCCGTCCGCTGAAACGAGCCGTCCTTATTGAGGACCACCCCCTCATCGACGAGCGCCGCCCAGGGCAAAAAGTCGGCAAGACGCGTGTTTGAGCGCTGGTATTCAGCGAGATTCATCATGGGACAATTCACGTGTTGAGGTGACCGGGAATGCGGACGTGGCGGCGCACGACTTCGACGAAATCCGGATCGCGCTTGGCGGCCCAGACGGCGGCCATATGGCCGATGAACCAGAGCAGGAGGCCTGCGATCCACAGCCGCAAACCCAATCCAAGTGCTGCCGCCAAAGTGCCGTTGAGGATCGCAACTGAACGCGGCGCACCGCCCATGAGGATCGGCTCCGTCAAGGCGCGATGGACCGGTGCCACAAAACCGGGGACCTCATCCATCAGATCACCACTCCGCCGCCAAAGGAGAAGAACGAGAGAAAGAAGCTCGAGGCGGCAAAAGCGATTGACAGGCCGAATACGATCTGCACCAGGCGGCGAAATCCGCCCGAGGTATCTCCAAATGCCAGCGACAGCCCGGTCACGATGATGATGATGACCGCAAGGATTTTGGCGACGGGCCCCTCAACCGATTGCAGGATCTGGTTGAGCGGCTGCTCCCATGGCATGTTCGAGCCAGCGGCCCATGCGGGAACCGCGCCTGTGAACGGGAGGGCCAGTGCCGCGATCGCGATGAGAGCCTTGTTGCGAAGCGATCTCAAGCTCATGGTTGATCTCCCATTGGTAGAAGGCTGTAGTCACCGGACGGTCCGAGCGCTGATACGCGAGCAAGCTCGGCGAGCCGCCGATCGGCGCCGCGGCCAACAAGAACGGCAATCACGTTGATCGTTTCGGCAATAAGCGCGCGCGGGACGGTGACCACAGCCTCCTGGATGAGCTGCTCGAGCCGGCGCAATGCCCCGAGCGCAGTCCCGGCATGTATGGTTCCGATTCCGCCGGGATGGCCTGTCCCCCAGGCCTTGAGAAGCTCGAGAGCTTCGGCTCCGCGTACCTCACCAATCGGAATACGATCGGGCCGAAGGCGCAGCGAGGCGCGAACAAGTTCTGATAGCGAGATCACGCCGTCCCGGGTGCGCAGCGCAACGAGATTCGGCGCTTTGCATTGAAGCTCTCTTGTATCTTCGATGAGGACGACGCGGTCTGCCGTCTTGGCGACCTCCGCAAGAAGCGCATTTGTCAGGGTGGTTTTGCCGGTGGAGGTACCGCCCGCGACCAGGATGTTATGGCGAGCAGCGACAGCTGTTCGAAGAGCGCCGGCTTGCTCCATGGTCATGGTCCCGGCCGCGACATAATCCTCGAGAGAGAATACTGCCACGGCTGGCTTGCGTATCGCGAATGCCGGGGCGGCAACGACGGGGGGCAAAAGACCTTCAAATCGCTCCCCGGTCTCCGGTAGCTCGGCCGAGACACGCGGCGCACCCGCATGGACCTCGGCGCCGACGTGGTGAGCGACCAGCCGAATGATCCGTTCTCCGTCGGGAGCGGACAGGCTTTTGCCAGTCTCGGTCAGGCCACGCGACAACCGATCGATCCATAGCCGACCGTCCGGGTTGAGCATTACCTCGACAATCTCGGGATCTTCCAGAAAGCACGTAATGGCGGGGCCAAGCGCAGTGCGCAGCATGCGTGCTCCGCGCGAGATCACCTCCGGCTGAAAGCGTTGGATTGTCATTGAGGTCCCAAGAGCTGAGGCACCCCAAGCGGCCTCAGATGGGTATGATTAGAAAAGCAGGTCCTTCGTTGGCGCAACGCGTGGCGTGCGGCGATCGTAGGTTGGCGTAGGAAAAGAAAGATCGAACCAGAAAGGCGCGCGCGCAGTTGTTGATGCTCTCACGGATTAGGCGCCGAAGTGGAGTTAGCCGATACGCTCGCATTACCATTCCTCGTCTTCAGGCTCGAGTACGCCAGCTTCTGCTGACGTCACGGATACCTCAGCCGGATCTGTATTTGTCGCGTGATCGCGGAGGAAGAACTTGGCAACTCGCCTGCTCAAAAGGCCAAGCCACGGGATCACAAACCAGCCTAGCGCCAGAATTTGCACACCAACAGCGGATGCGAACGCAACCTGATAGGCAATAATCGGATAGTGGCCGTCCTGAGCGGACCATTGGTCAAGGATGAGTCCAGTCCCGTATTGGACGATGAAACACCAGCCGAAGTGAAGAACGTTCAAGCCCGCATTTGCTCTGCCGGTGAGCTCTCTTGGGAAATATTCCGCTAAGATCGCATAGCTGAGGACCGTCGCTGCACCGACAATCGAGATGACGAGCCATGGCAATAGCGATGGCAACGGAAGGCGCAGGATCAATGCAAGCTCAGCCATGACAAACAACACCGTCACCGCCGCAAACAGAACTTCTGACCCTATCCCGCGTCGACGTAGCCGATCAGCCAACGCGCCAAGTAGCAACGCCCCGGCGCTAATTCCAAGTGCCATGATGAAGAGCTGTGTGATCGAGGATTCGCGATCGAGTCCTTCGACGTTCGTCAGCCAAGATGCTGCCCACAAGGCCTGCAATGACCAGGCTGAGCCAATACAGCTTGCCGACAGCGGTGCTATCCGCCAGAAGCCCCGATCTTTGTAGATCGCACTCAGTTTTACGCCGGCAGGCTGCGTCGCCTGTGGTCGCGCGGCCTCGGGAACCGCCCAGAAGATCAGGAGGGCCGCAGCGAAAGTTGCAAGGGCCAAGAGTTCAAATAGCCCACGCCACCCTGTGTATGCCAACAGCCACTGACTTGGCGTTGTTGCGGTCACCGCACCTAGTGCACCGAGCATGATCATGTAGCCGTTTGCCAAGGCGACGCGTTCCCTCGGGAACCAGGTGACAATGGCCTTCAGCCCTGCCATTGCTGCAGCCGAGACACCGATGCCGATCATCGCGCGTGCGACCAGAAGCGCCTTGAAGTCGCTAGCCGCTCCAAATAGAGCCGCCCCACCGCCCGCAATGAGCAGGAGCGCGCTTTGGACCCGACGCGGGCCAAATCGATCCAGCAGCGTCCCGATCGGAATCTGGGCGCCGGCGAACACCAGAAAATAAACCGACGTCAACAGGCCAAGATTGGCAGCATCGAGACCTAGATCAGCTGAGAGCTGTCCCGAGATCAGCGTGTTGATGGTCCGGAATAGATAGGAAAGGTAGTAACCGGCGACGAAAGGGAGGAAAACACAGCCGATCAAGCGCCAAGTCGGAAGCCCGCGCCCCTCCGAGGATGCGCAAGGATTGAGATTGGATGGGCGTCTTTTTACTTCTTGCGTGCGGATCCGGCCGTCAACAGCCGGTTTAGTAGAACGCGTTTGGTAGAATTTGAAAGTTGCGGTTGCTGCCGCCCTCCTCGGCGGCAGCGCTCATGTCGGCAGTTGCGTCTAGAATGATGGCCGCAGGACCTTCCTGGGCAGATTCCGCTGAAACTTGCGAATCATCGTCGACCGCATGACCAGAACCCCGCGAGGCATTTATTTGGTCGATCGTCTCCCTCAGCAAGGGTCGGTTCGAGCGCACGCGCCGGACAACCTGTTCGGCCAAGGCCTTGAATCGCTCTTGTCCGAGCGCACACGCTTCAGGCTGCTGTGATTGCGGCATCTGAGGTGTGACGGTGAGATGATAGCGGGCGTGCAGCGCAACCGTCTCGGCGATCGTGCGGACGTCGCTGTCAAGACCTTCAAGTTGCCTGCTTATCCGATCGAGCGCCTCATGAATGAGACCTTCGATCGGCGGCGCTGGGTCTAGGAAGCGTTCAAGAGCGGCCTCCACGACCATGCTCTTGCCGAGGCCGGGACGGTCAGTTGCAACGTCGAGACGGCGGACAATCTTTTCGGAAAGCTGGACAGTGATCTTTCTCGTTGCTGCAGTATTTGGCTGCCCTGTTCGCTCGGTTGCATCGGCTTTTTCCAACTTTGGCCCGTTCGCCTGGTCAAACGCTGTGTCGAAGGCCATGCTCGGCTCTCCCCGGATACAGAAAAGGTCCATCGCACCCATGACTGAGCGCGCGTGAAATCGGTTAGAAATGACAGTGATTGCCCCACCGACGATGGGACGATACAAAGGGCAGGACCACTGCTGCTTTCAATCGCGGGAAAATCGACAGCGTAGTCTGGCGTAGTGAAAGGAAGGAACGGCGAGGTTGACTGGGCCGACAACGGTTGTCGGGCCAGCTACCGGCTGCGTACAAATTCCGGCCAAGGCGGCATCGCCAGGAGCCAGACCGGTCGAGCAGATTCAGCAGTTGGAAATCGTGACGTGCTATTCAGCCGACTGCGCGCAGAGATACCCCTGCCTCTATTCGTTCCAAACGGTATGGCGACAAGCACGTAGACAGCGCCCACCGCGAAAAGCTTCGGAAACTCGCAGCCGTTTGGCTTGCACCTCGACAGGCCGGGCCAAGTTCAAATTTCGTGGCGGGATCGTCTCCGATAAGCAAGGTCAGACAACAAGGCGCATAGATGGCGACCTTCACGACGAAATTGAGCGCTAACAAGCAGAAACACGCGAAATATATGCGAACATACGGCAGTTTTGGCAGGCTTTCTTCTTTCACCAGAATGTAGGTTCAGCGCTGCATGATTCTGTGGCGCAAAACCCAGAGGCTTGGATCCGTTGCGACTTACAGGGTTGGCTGAGCCAAGGTGAGTTTGGGGACTATGGATTAAGATATCTCTTCAGTCTGTTCGCGAGTTGAGCGAGTTTCTGAATCTCATGAGGACCCGAGTCTTGAATACGCATGAGGCGCGAGTCTTGCGCAGTTTTGTCGGGCAAGATATCCGATCACCCAGTCCGGGAGCATTGAAGAAGTCGTGGCCTATGTGGAGAAACTGAGTAGCGTTCTCCGGACCCGTATGCGTGTGCAGCCTCATGCTTTCATTCATCTGATAGATCACAGGTAATTCTTAACAAATATTGAGGAAGGTGCCGCATGGCGAGGCGTAATAATGGGGATGCATCGGGGGTAGACAAAGCTAAGGTGCGCGTCTTCTTCGCCGAGGTCGAAGGTAATAACGAGAGCGTGCAGGAAGCGCTGAAGACCATGGTTTCGGCAATGAACCGTCCTGTCCGCGTGCTCTCAGATCAAGGTGCTAACGGGAGGCATCCCGCGCTTCTGCAGCAAGCAAATGTTGAAGAAGTCGAGGAGCCGATCGAGATGGAGGAAGCTGACGCTCTCGACGAGGAGCCTGCCAACTCCAGGAGGCCTCGCGGTACCGGAAAGAAGGTCGATCGCAACGCCGGGCTGAATTTGGTACCTGATCTGAACTTCAGGCCAAGCGGAGCGCAATCTCTCAAGGAATTTATGGACCAGAAGAATTCAAAGAACGATCTCGAACACGTATTGGCGGCCGTCTATTATATGCAGCGGGTCATGTCGTTGACCAAGATCGGTCCAGCTCATGTGATGACCGCATTAAAAGAGGCTGGAATATCCATTCCAGTGGACCTCAAACAGACTGTCCGGAATGTGAAGAAGTCAAAGATGTGGCTGAACTTTACTGACATCGAGGATATCCGGACAACGACCCAGGGTGACAATTTCATCGAGCACGAGATGGGCAAGACCGAATAGTCGCCAATGCATCTTTCTTTTGATAGTTTTTGCGAGATCGTTAAGAATGCGAACAAGACGAACGCCGAAAGTGCGCTTGCAGTTCTTTGGTACTTTGATCACGAGCAACCGGGCGTCACCAAAACAGCTGGGCAGCTGGCGAAAATACTTGACGACCACCATATCGGAACGCCGAACCAGACGGCGCTTGCCGAGGCACTTAGGAGGTCAAAGCTTGCTAGTGAGTGGAAGAGTGGCTTCTCACTAAAGCCTGGCTCACGAAAGCTCATTCGCGACTGGCTGCCAGACTTAGACGGCGTACAGCCAGTGATTAATCACGCTTTCAGCTATTTGCCGGAGCCGATTTGGAAAAGTACACGGGGTTACATCGAAGCTGTATGCCGCGAATTGAACGGCTCCTTCCATCACGGCTACTACAACGCCGCCGCTGTGATGCTACGTCGACTCCTTGAAACGCTTATAATCGAAGCCTACGAGCATCTCGACCGGGGGATAGAGATCAAGGACGGCGCTGGCAATTACTTAATGCTAAGTGAACTTGCCGAGCGGGTATGTGGCGAGAATGGGCATAACGGCATCAATCTCGGGCGCGATTCAAAGAAAGCTCTGAAAGAAGCTCGAAGCCTCGGCAACTGGTCCGCTCATGCTCGCCGTTTTCTTGCTTATGCCGGCGATCTAACAAAGCTTCAGACTGGAATGAGGCTCCTCGTACAGGAGTTGGTTCAAATTGCTAATCTGGCGAAGAAGACCTAACCACACGTGATATCGCAGGCGGCGCACCTCCGAGCACCCACGCGAGCGCACGTGCGCAAAAGAGCCATACGCGAGCGCCAGCGGCGTCACCCTTTTTATCAGTATCGCACCGTCGATGGCGGCGATGTGCGTATTTCCCAAGCTTCGCCACCAGCTCGTGCAGGAAATCATCACCGAGGAGAATGTGGCGCCATCTAAGTCGTGTCGCGATTCGCAACGTAAAGGGCGGCGCGCGGAGCTCGAATGGAACTAGTTGGGCAGGATCGGCTTAAGCTACCCGAGATGGATGACCCGGCGAGTGACGCATGCTCAGGAATTGGTCTCGACGATGGACCAAAGAAGACGACCAACGCCTTCTCGAATTCGTTTCAAAGAACGAAATACCGAGGCGAATTTCTATACTGCTCGAGAGAAGCGAACGCGCTGTCGCTCAACGGGTCAGGAAATTGCGACCAAAGCCCCCAAGGCGCCAGCCTCCCTCCTAAAAATGGACGGAAACATTGCGCGTGCCTGCCGTGCCGGCTTGCGATCATTAGGCGTTATCGAGGACTTCAGAGCGGCTCACAAGTGGATAGGGAGCAAAACAACCTCTTAATCTTGCGGTAGCTGAAAACTTGCACAGGCCTTTCTCTGCAGGGAGCCTGCTGTGTCAGACGACCAAAGAAACGAAAATGCAGCGCCCGCGCTCGTGCAAATCAAGGATCATTTTTGGAATCTCTGGTGCACAAATCGATTGCCGACGGAGTCGTTAGAGGTGTAGGTGAGTGGGCACGGCTGTCGCAGGCGAACAGGAAAGCTAAAGCCGACGTCGAAATCTTTGGGCTTTGGACAGACTGTCCTACAATTGCGCCTTCGTCCCTCCTGCACAAGCTCCGTGAAGCCATGGCTGAGGAAATGAAGGGCCGCGTGGTGAAGCCCGCCGAAATGAAGGACTACCGCAAGGACCGCCGTTTCGCTCAAAATGGTCCGCGAGCGCGGCGGCAATTCCGTTCCGGCCATCTTCAACTCGGAAAGCCAACGCCTCATTCATCCACGGCCGCATCGCTGAGGGTACGAAGGTTCATGCCAATGAAGCTTCTGCTTGGGACCAACTCCGTGAGCGTTTCGAGGTGAAGCGCATCAACTGGCCTACAGCTTCGATGGCGCCTGCACCAATCACGCCGAAGAATACTTCTCCCACCCTCGCCGCGCTGAAATCATCCACCACTATAATCGCTGGCGCGTAGCTGCTCCGTTACGCTCAGGAAGGCTCATGGCGCGAGGACAATCGCCCGTCTCGAATGGCGATCAGGTGAAGCGGATTGCTAGGCCGGCCTTGAAGCGCGGTAAGTCCGTGGACTTCACCGGCCACTGGCAGCGATATCGTAGAATCCCCTTTTCAAGGATCGGGCGGACTGGCAATATGACTGCACAATTTCAGGTAGTTAGTATATTGTTATGCGCCGGTTCCAAAGCACCCTTATTTTTGTGATCTTTCCTTTGATTGGCAACATCGTTCTCGCAGTCGCAGCCTTTGTGTTCAATCCTGCTGACTTTCGCGATCACCTAGAGACCTGCTATCTGACGATTGCTGCCGTGCTGATGGCAACAGTGGTGTCATTTATTGGCTTCAGGGTTCACGATCTCGGCCCCAAGCGAACAGTGCTTGCCCTACTCATCCAGAGCGGTACCCTGATCTTTGTTTTTGCCGGAATCTACCGAGGGTGCGCGCTACGATTGATTGCGACCACCCGCTACGATGGATCGCGACCAGCCGCTACGATTGATCGCGACCACCCATTCCGGGCGATCGCGACCAGCCTGTGGACGGGTGTGATGGAGGCCGTTGGGTAATCCGCGAATCGGCATGGCTTCGCTCCTTTTCCACAAGGAGCGGGGGGCAATGCCTAGACCGAGATTACCCATGCGCAAGATCCGTGACGTGCTGCGGCTGTCCGCAGCCGGTATGTCCAAACGCAAGATCGCCGCCAGCCTCGGGGTGAGCGCGACGGCCGCCGGGGAGTGCATCCGGCGGGCGCGGCGTGCCGGCCTCGCCTGGCCGCTGCCGGACGGCCTGAGTGACGAAGCTCTGGAGCGCCAGCTCTTCCCGCCGCCTGCGGTCGTGGCCAAGGATCGGCGGCCGCAGCCGGACTGGGCGGCTATTCACCGCGAACTGCGCCGGCCGGGGGTGACGCTGCAGCTGTTATGGGAGGAGCATCGCGCCGTCCACCCCGATGGTTACGGCATCAGCCGCTACTGTGAACTCTATCGCGCCTGGGAGGCGCGGCTGTCGCCGACCATGCGGCAGAGCCACGTCGCTGGCGAGCGCATGTTTGTCGATTACGCCGGCACGACGCTTGCGGTGATCGACGCATCGACCGGCGAAGCGATGACGGCGCAGCTGTTCGTCGCCGTGCTCGGTGCATCGAGCCTCACATACGCCGAGGCCAGCTGGACGCAGGGGCTGTCCGACTGGATCGGTTCGCACACGCGCACTTTTGCATTCATGGGCGGGGTTCCGGCGACGGTGGTGTGCGACAATCTGCGATCGGGCATCACCAAAGCGTGCTTCTATGAACCGGCGGTCAATCGCAGCTACGCCGAGATGGCGGCTCACTACAGCACCACAATTCTGCCGGCGCGGCCGTATCGGCCTCGGGATAAAGCTAAGGCCGAAGTTGGAGTCCAAGTCGCGACCCGCTTCATCATCGCCAAGCTACGCAACCGGCAATTCTTCTCGCTCACGGCATTGAACGCGGCCATTGCCGAGCTGGTCACGCAGATCAATGACCGCATGTCGCGGCACCTCGGTGCGAGCCGCCGCGCGCTCTTCGAGGAGCTGGAGCGCCCAGCCCTCAAGCCGTTGCCGGCCGAGCTCTATGTTTTTGCCGAATGGAAGGAATGCAGGGTCGGGCTCGACTACCACGTCGAGATCGAGAAGCACTACTACTCGGTGCCGCACCAGTTGCTGCGCGAGACGATTTGGGCGCGTATCACCGCACGCACGATCGAAGTCTTCCACCGCGGCCAACGCGTCGCCGCCCATGTGCGCTCATCCTCGAATCGCAAGCACACGACGGTGCGCGAGCACATGCCATCGAGCCATCGACGCTATGCCGACTGGACGCCGGAGCGACTGCGGCGGCAGGCCGAAGAGATCGGGCGCCACACCTCGGCGCTCGTCGAGATCATCCTGCAGGAGCGCACGCATCCCGAGCAAGGCTTCCGCGCCTGCGTCGGCATCCTGCGGCTCGCCAAAAGCTATGGCCGCGAACGGCTCGAAGCCGCCTGCAGTCGTGCGCTCGAGATCGGTGCGCGCTCCTATAGCTCAGTCAACTCGATCCTGAAGAACAACCTCGATCGCCAGCGGCCTGCAACGTCCGCGGACGGGCCGGCGATAGCGCACGACAATATCCGCGGCCCAACCTACTTCCATTGAGGAGATGACGACTGATGCTCACACACCCCACCCTCGACCAGCTCAGAGCGCTCAAGCTCGACGGCATGGCGCAGGCTTTCGTCGAGCTCGAAGCGCAAGAGGAGACCCGCGATCTCGCGCACGCCGAATGGTTGGCGCTGCTGCTCGACCGCGAGGCCGCCAATCGCAACACCCGCCGCTTCCAGACCCGACTGCGTGCCGCTCGGCTGCGTCACAGCCAAGCCGCAATCGAGGACGTCGATTACCGGACGCCGCGCCGGCTCGACAAAGCGCTGTTCCAGCAATTGGCAACGTGCCGCTGGATCGCCGAGCACCGCGGATTGCTGATCAGCGGCCCGTGCGGCGTGGGCAAGTCGTGGCTATCCTGCGCGCTCGCGCAGAAGGCCTGCCGCGATGGCTACACAGTCCACTACGCCCGCGTGCCACGGCTGTTCGCCGATCTCGATCTCGCCCACGGTGACGGCCGCTTCGCGCGGCTATTCCGGATGCTGGTCAAGGTCGATTTGCTCGTCCTTGACGATTGGGGACCCGACCGCCTCTCAGCCAGCCAGCGGCGCGATCTCATGGAGATCGTCGAGGACCGTCATGGCCGCGGCTCCATCCTCATCACCAGCCAACTCCCCGTGGCAACTTGGCATGAGGTTATTGGCGAGCCCACTCTTGGCGATGCGATATTGGATCGCATTGTCCACAATGCCTACCGGCTCGAACTCGACGGCCCGTCGATGCGCAAGATCAAAGTCGCCGAAGCAATCGAGCCGCTGGCGCAGCCCGCGACACCAACCGCAGCGGATGGCATACCGTCGAGGGGAGCCAAGAAATGACACGCAGATCCGTCATCCCGGCCGCCCCCGTGGGTCAACAGGGACCTCCCGCGCGCGCCGCTGCGTCAGCCGTGGGGGCACTCCGCAGCGCGCGCGGGTCCCTCCTGTTGACTACGGGGACGGCCTCCACCCCGCTTGACGCCACGCGAGAATACTGAGAATCACCAAGTGTTGCCCAACGGCGCCTTCATACTGGGTAGCGGGTGGTCGCGATGCGTCGTAGCGGGTGGTCGCGATCGTCGTAATGCGCACCGAGGGTTCGGATTGCTTTATGGAGGCAGTCCCACGCCTCTCGTCGATGACTGGCAGAGCGCGCTTTATTTCTCGATCATTACTTGGACGACACTGGGATATGGCGACTTCACACCACCACCTGAATTGCGGTTGATTGCCGCAATTCAGGCGCTGCTTGGGTATGCGTTCTTTGGGATTTCAGTTGGACTGGGGACGGCTATTCTTTGTGAAAAGCGCTCTACTTCAAGATCACAAAGGCCATCACCAACGGCAGCAACGACAACACAATAGCCGCGATACGCGCCACCGTCTTAGACGGGTGATCCTTATCGACAATCCAATGGGTTCGTTCATACAGCCATGCGGTCATTGGCGGTCTCCGACCTGAAATTTAGCCGCACTGGAAGTTGCAATAGCGACATCCTCGCTCAACTGAACAGCGAAGGCAATCAGTTTGTTCCGTGTGGAGCTACTGGGTTCATTCTAAAGTGGGGTAAACTGGCTGATTTTCAACGATGTAACCAAGAATTAACCATCGGAAAAGCGCCCATCAGATAACTTGTCAGCGGCCAAATGTGGGCTCATTTAGAGGTTGATTGACCAGTTTCCAGCGGTATGGCCTTCTCGCCAACCCGCTCCACGCCTTTACCGTGAGGGTTGGCAAGCTGTGCTGGATACTTAGCGAGACGGCTCGCGCCTTCGTCCGGGGTGACTTCTTCCACCCCATGAGCCTTAAGAATAGCTGCCCCTATCTCGGAAGCCGTCATTGGCTGCGTGGCCGTCCTGAGCACGTCCAGGGCCCTCCTATAAAGAGGAGCCTCGCTTGAACCAGCGATTTGGCTTCCAGCGCTTCCCGGTGATGCGCCAGCTAGGTTTGTAGATGGGTCGAGCATTTTGATGGCGGCCTCCACATGCCGCACCTGATGCCGTGTGCGCGGGACTGCACGATGATGAAGGTTGCTGACGATCGGCTGGAACGCGCACGCTGACAGTCACGCGTCGCCGCACGAGCTTGATTGAACGTAGTCCGGACATTGAACTTCGGTTTCCGGCGCGCTTTCTTACCAATCCATGAGGGGTGC
This genomic interval from Bradyrhizobium sp. CB82 contains the following:
- the istB gene encoding IS21-like element helper ATPase IstB, translating into MLTHPTLDQLRALKLDGMAQAFVELEAQEETRDLAHAEWLALLLDREAANRNTRRFQTRLRAARLRHSQAAIEDVDYRTPRRLDKALFQQLATCRWIAEHRGLLISGPCGVGKSWLSCALAQKACRDGYTVHYARVPRLFADLDLAHGDGRFARLFRMLVKVDLLVLDDWGPDRLSASQRRDLMEIVEDRHGRGSILITSQLPVATWHEVIGEPTLGDAILDRIVHNAYRLELDGPSMRKIKVAEAIEPLAQPATPTAADGIPSRGAKK
- the istA gene encoding IS21 family transposase; its protein translation is MRKIRDVLRLSAAGMSKRKIAASLGVSATAAGECIRRARRAGLAWPLPDGLSDEALERQLFPPPAVVAKDRRPQPDWAAIHRELRRPGVTLQLLWEEHRAVHPDGYGISRYCELYRAWEARLSPTMRQSHVAGERMFVDYAGTTLAVIDASTGEAMTAQLFVAVLGASSLTYAEASWTQGLSDWIGSHTRTFAFMGGVPATVVCDNLRSGITKACFYEPAVNRSYAEMAAHYSTTILPARPYRPRDKAKAEVGVQVATRFIIAKLRNRQFFSLTALNAAIAELVTQINDRMSRHLGASRRALFEELERPALKPLPAELYVFAEWKECRVGLDYHVEIEKHYYSVPHQLLRETIWARITARTIEVFHRGQRVAAHVRSSSNRKHTTVREHMPSSHRRYADWTPERLRRQAEEIGRHTSALVEIILQERTHPEQGFRACVGILRLAKSYGRERLEAACSRALEIGARSYSSVNSILKNNLDRQRPATSADGPAIAHDNIRGPTYFH